Within the Nocardioides aurantiacus genome, the region GCCGGCTTCATCCTCGGCATCGTCGGCATCGTGCTCGGCATCATCGTCTGGATCCTGTACGCCGTCGGCGTCAGCGGTGGGTTCGGCCAGATGCCGACCGCTCCCTGACCCAGCGCCACCCACACCCCTCAGGGAGCGAGCCACGCACCCTGGGGGGTGTTGCGCGCCACGGTGAAGACGAGGGTCAGCAGCACCGCCGCCACGACGAGTGAGGTGCGGGCGACCCGCCCCGGGCGCACCCCGGCGCGGGGACGGCCGGTCCACGCGCGACGCGTCCACAGCGCCCAGGCCAGGACCAGGACCGGGGCGACGAGGCCGAAGAAGACGAGGTTGCTGCTCAGCGCGGCGCCAGGGTCGCCGTGGGCGACGTCGTGGACGCCTCGCAGGATGCCGCAGCCCGGGCAGTACAAGCCGGTGGCCGCGAGGTAGGGGCAGGTGCCCCAGCTGCCCTGGGTGTGCGGGTCGCGCACCGCGAGCGCGGCGACGGCCAGACCGACCGCGCCGGCGGTGAGCAGCGGCGCCCGCAGGCGTCGGGCACGACCGGGTGCCTCACCGGGACGCACGTCGGAGGACGGCGGCGCCAGGGGCCCCGTCCGGCTCAGTGCGCCTTCTCCCGACCGCGGTCGACCTGACGCTCGGTGCTGTGGTCGCGGCCGCCGAGGCCGACCTTGGTCATCACCGCGCCGGCGACGAGCGCGACCGGGGCCAGCGCGACGCCGATCCAGAAGACGAGCATGCTCCCGATGACGAGCCCGATGCCGCCGACGGTGAAGGCGAGCAGCCCGATCGTCACGGCCGTCCAGGCCGCCGGGGTGTTGCCGTGGCTGTCGGACATGGAGCTCCTCGGGTCGGTGGGGGACGACCCCGCCATCCTAGGGGGCGCGGCCCTCGTCGCCGACGCCACGTTCGGGGTCGGTGGGGTCGCGTCCCTCGTCGAGGGCCTTCCACAGCTCCTGCTCGGTGGCCGGGCCGCGCTCGCGGGCGGCGGCGGCCGCGTCGGCCGGGGCGTCGTACCGCGCGCCCATCTCGGGCCAGGACGGCACCCGTCGCACCGCGACCAGCGCCGGGACCACGGCGACGACGGCCGCCACGAGGCTGGTCCAGAACCACCCGGTCAGGCCGGCCGCGGCACCGGGACGGCCGAGGGAGGTCGCGAGGTCGTCGCCCGCGGTGCCCGGCAGGGTGAGTCCCCCGGTGACCACCGTGGCCAGCAGCCCGACCGCGGCCAGGGCCGCGAGCACCGCGAAGCCGCGGCGCACCCGGGCCCGCGTGACGAGCAGCACGCCCCAGGCAGCGAGCAGCACGAGGCTGACGGCCGAGGCGAGGGGGTACGTCGTGCCGGCGTCGGCCGCCACCGAGGTGCCCGGGAGCGCTCCCCCGTCGGTCGTGCCGCGGGCGCCGGTGCCCTCCAGGGCCACCCAGGGGCGCGAGCACGCCAGCGCCGCGAGGGCGGCGCTGGCGAGGCCCAGCAGCACCACGGGCCCGAAGCCGCCCCGGGACCTGCGGGACCGCGGCGGCACCGCCGGGTCGGGCGTGGGCGTGCTCACCCCGTCGGGCCGGTCAGCGGCAGCAGCGCGGCGTCGAAGCAGGTGCGGTCGCCGGTGTGGCAGGCCGGTCCGTGCTGGTCGACCTTGACCAGCAGGGTGTCGCCGTCGCAGTCCAGCCGCACCTCGACCACCCGCTGGGTGTGGCCGGATGTCTCGCCCTTGACCCAGTACTCCTGGCGGCTGCGCGACCAGTAGGTCCCGCGGCCGGTGGTGAGCGTGCGGCGCAGCGCCTCGTCGTCCATCCAGCCGAGCATCAGCACCTCGCCGGTGTCGTGCTGCTGCACCACCGCGGGCACCAGGCCCTGGTCGTTGCGGCGCAGCCGGTCGGCCACGGCGGGGTCCAGGGAGGGCGCAGCAGACGGGTCGGTCGGGGTCGGGGACGGAGTGCTCACCGCCCCAGTATCCGCGGACCCGCCCGGGCCGGTCACAGCGACTGCTGCGCGACCCACGACGCGTGCAGCCGGGCGTAGACCGAGGGGGCGCCGTCCTCGGTGCGCTCCCCGACCAGCACGGTGTGGTGGCCGCGCTGCACGACGCGGCCGCGGTCGAAGACGATCACCTCGTCGGCCTGCTCCGCGGTGGAGAGGCGGTGGGCGATGGTGACGCTGGTGCGTCCGCTCATCAGGTGCTCCAGGGCGCGCGCGATCCGCATCTCCAGCGCCGGGTCGACGGCGCTGGTGGCCTCGTCGAGCACCAGCAGGTCGGGGTCGGCGAGGTGCGCGCGCAGCAGCGCGACGAGCTGGCGCTCGCCGGCCGAGAGCGCCTCGCCCCGCTGGCCGACGCGGGTGTCGAGCCCGTGGGGCAGCCCGTCGAGCCAGTCGCCCAGCCCGAGCTCGGTCGCCGCCGCACGCACCTGCTCGCGGGTGGCGTCGAGGTCGCCGTAGCGCGCGTTGTCGAGCAGCGTGGAGTCGAAGAGGAACCCCTCCTGCGGCACCAGCACGACCCGGCGGCGCAGCGAGGCGAACTCGACCTCGCGCACGTCGATGCCGTCGAGCAGCACCCGCCCCGAGGTGGGGTCCATCAGCCGGGTGAGCAGCTTGGCGAAGGTGGTCTTTCCCGAGCCGGTCTCCCCCACGACCGCCACCCGGCTGCCGGAGGCGAGGTGCTCGTCGACGTCGCGCAGCACGAGCGGCCCGCTCGGGTAGCCGAACGAGACGTCCTCGAACGCGACGTCCATCGCCCCGCGCGGCAGCGAGCTGCCGCGCGGACCGGGGTCGTCGAGGTCGGCGGGGGTGTCGAGGATGCCGATCACGCGGCGCCAGCCCGCGATGGCGTTCTGGGCGTCGGTGAGCACCTGGGTGCCCATCTGGACCGGGCCGACGAACAGGGTCACCAGGAAGGCGAACGCGAGGACCTGGCCCGAGGTGATGTCACCGGCCAGGCCGAGCAGGATGCCGACGACGAGCACCCCCGCGTTGGCCAGGCCCGCGGACAGCCCGCCGAGCGAGAACGAGACGGCGGTGAGCCCCTGCGCCCGGGTGGCCGCGACCTGGTTGACCCGGATGGCGTCGTCGATGCGGTCCTGGGTGCGGCCCTCGATGGCGTAGCTGCGGACGGTGACGGCGCCGACGACGGGCTCGGAGATGACCGAGAGCATCGTGCCGACCGAGCGGCGGACCACGCCGTACGCCGCGGAGAGCCGCTTCTGGAAGTAGCGCAGCGAGATGAACAGCGGGGCGAACGCCACCCACACGAGCAGCGTGAGCTCCCAGGAGTAGACGAGCATCACGACGGTGGCGAGCAGCACCTGGCCGACGCTGATGATGCCGAAGATGCCGCCGAAGACGACGAACTGCGAGACCTGGTCGACGTCGCTGGTGACGCGGGAGACCAGGGCACCGCGGCGCTCGGTGTTCTGGGTCAGCAGCGGCAGGTCGTGGACGTGGCGGAACGCCTTGACCCGCAGCGTGGCCAGGCCACGCTCGGCGGCGGTGAACAGCCGGGCCGTCATGAGGTAGGACGACAGCCCGGTGACGACGATGGCGGTCGCGGCGAGCGCCGCCATCAGCGAGACGAAGCCGAAGTCGATGCCGCCGGGGGCGTTGATGCCCCGGTCGAGGGTCTGCTGCACCGAGATCGGGACCACGACGCGCCCGGCGGTGCCGAGCAGGGCCAGCAGCAGGGTGACGCGGAACCCCTGGGCCAGCTCCGGGGAGTGCCGCAGGCCGCTGCGGATGGTCGCCCAGGCCCCGATGTCCTCGCCACTGTCCATCGTGGTGCCGGCCGAGGTCAGCTCCTCGGGAGCGGTCGGCTCGTCGGTCGTCGTGCTCACCGCGACACCTCCTCGGCGTGCTCGGCGCCCGGGCTCCCGGGCGCGCCGGGGACCTCGGTCTCGTAGGCGTTGACCAGGTGGGCGTACGCCGGGTTGCGGGTCAGCAGCTCGGCGTGGGTGCCCCGGTCGGTGATCCGGCCGCCCTCGAGGAACAGCACCTCGTCGGCCAGGGAGATGGTGGCCTTGCGGTAGGCCACGACCAGCATCGTGGTGCCGCCGCCGCGCTGGCGGATCGCGGCCAGGATGCGGGCCTCGACCTCCGGGTCGACCGCGGAGGTGGCGTCGTCGAGGACGAGCAGGCGCGGGCGCCGCAGCAGGGCGCGGGCCAGCGAGAGCCGCTGGCGCTGCCCACCCGACAGCGAGGTGCCGCGCTCCCCCAGCCGGCTGTCGAGGCCGTGGGGCAGGGCGGCGACGAAGCCGTCGGCCTGGGCGGTGCGCAGCGCCGCCCAGACCTCCTCGTCGGGCACCTCGGTGCCGAGCGTGACGTTGCCGCGCACGGTGTCGTCGAAGAGGAAGGCGCTCTGCGGGACCAGCGCGACGTGCTCGGCCAGCTCGCCGGGGGCCAGGTCGCGCAGGTCGGCGCCGTCGAGCCGCAGCGTGCCGGCGACCGGGTCGACCAGGCGGGTGACCAGCGAGGTCAGCGTGGTCTTGCCGGACGCGGTGGCGCCCACGACCGCGACGGTGCGCCCGGGGGCCAGGTCGAAGCTCAGCTGCTCGAGCAGCCGCTGCTGCGGGTCGTGGCGGTAGTCCAGGGCGTCGACCTCGAGGCGGGCGCCGGACGCCGACGGCTCCAGCCGCGTCGTGCCGTAGGAGGTCTCGCTCACGACGTCGAGCACCCGGTGGACGCGGTCGTAGCCCACGACCGACCGGGGGAACTCCCCCAGCAGCCAGCCGATCGAGCGGATCGGGAAGGCCACGATGGTGAGCAGGTAGGCGACCGTCACGACGTCGCCCGCCCCGGCGTCGCCGGAGCCGACACGGGCAGCGCCGACGCCGAGCACCGCGAGCACGCCGAGGTTGGGCAGGCCCTCCAGGAACGGGTCGAAGGCGGCGCGGATGCGCCCGGCCCGGATGCCCTCCTCGCGCAGCACCGAGGCCTTGGCCGCGAACCGCGCGGTCTCCTGCTCCTCGCGGCCCAGGGTCTTCACGACCATGCCGCCGTCGAACGACTCGTGGGCCACCTCGCTCAGCTCGGCCCGCAGCGCCTGGATGCGCGTGAAGATCGGCGACGAGCGCCGCTGGAACGCGACGTTGGCCAGCATCACCAGGGGGAACACCAGCAGGCCCACCACGGCCATCACCAGGTCGGTCAGCAGCATCTGGGCGACCGCGATCACCATCATCGCCAGCGTGCCGACCGCCATCGGCAGCGGCGCGATCGGCGCCCATGCCGCCTCGACGTCGGAGTTGGCGTTGGACAGCAGCTCGCCGGTCGGGTGCTTGCCGTGCCACGACATCGGCAGCGTGAGGTACTGCCGGGTCACCTCGCGCCGGTAGGCCGCCTGCATGCGGTACTGCATGATGCCGGCCCCGAGCCGCCGGGCGACGATGCCGACCGCCCGCAGGATGGCCACCCCGACGAACAGCGCGACGATGGCGACCAGGCCCCGGGTGGTGGTGGTCCCGGTGTCGAACGCCGGGAGGAGGACGTGGTCCGTGGCCCACCCCAGCACCCAGGCGTCGGCCACGGTGAGCGCTCCGAAGAGCACGCTCCCGAGCGTGGAGAGGGTGAAGACCCAGGGCTCGCGCCGGATGGCGACACCGAGGACACGGAAGCCCGACCCCAGGCTGGAGCCCGCCCGTCGGGGGCGGGACGCCGGGGCGGGTCCGGCGGCGGAGGCCGCGTCGGGGACGGCGGCAGGTGAGGGACTCGACACAAGGTCTCCAACCCTAGGCAGGCCCCCCGACATTCCGCACATCGCCGACCGGCATCCACTCCCCGCGCGACGGGCGCCGCCCTAGGATCCCTGGCATGGAACCCCTGTCCCGTTCCGAACGGGCCGCGCTGTGCAACTCCGCCCTCGAGGCAGGTGAGTCCGCCCCCACGCTGTGCGGCGGGTGGGACGTGAAGGACCTCGTCGTGCACCTGCTGGTGCGCGAGCGTCACCCGGTCGGTGCCGCGGGGATCGTCGTGCCGCCGCTCGCGGGGCTGACCGCACGCACCTCGCGACGCCTCGCCCGGCAGGACTTCACCGCCCTCGTCGAGCGGGTGCGCGGGGGGCCGCCGCTGTGGTCGCCGACGGCGGTGCCGGCCCTGGACCGCGCCGCCAACAGCCTGGAGTTCCTGGTCCACCACGAGGACGTCCGCCGGGCGCAGCCCGGCTGGGAGCCGCGCGAGCTGGCCGAGGCCGAGCAGCGGGCGGTGTGGAGGTCGCTGGCGGTGGCGGGCAAGGGCCTGGTCCGCGCCGCGGGCGTGCCCGTCGAGCTGCGCTGGCCCGGCGCCGGCCACGACGGTGAGGACCGCACCGCGACGCTGCGCGCCGGTCAGGACCCGGTGGTGGTCACCGGGGAACCCGTCGAGCTCGCGCTGCTGCTCTTCGGTCGCGACCAGCACCGCGGGCTGCGGTTCGCCGGCCCGCCGGACGGCGTGCGCCGCCTGCGCGGCAGCGACCTGGGGTTCTAGCACCCCGGTCGCCGCCGGACGCGGCGTCGGTCAGTTGACCTTGATGTGCACGTGGTCGAAGTGGTTGGCCGTGGCCGAGCCCCGGTCCTCCATCGACCGGAAGCCCTCGCTGGAGCGCTCGATCGTCCAGATGGTCTGCGACCAGATGATGTCGAACAGGTCGAACGCCGCGCGGTTGGCGTACAGGTAGTCCTTGACGCGCTCGCCGAGCGAGCCGCTGGCCATGAAGTCGATGGCCTGGCCGTTGACGTGCTCGCCGTGGCCGTCCTGGCCGCCGTAGGCCGAGAGCTCGGGGAAGGCGTTGCACACGGCGCGGTAGACCTTGACGGCCGCGGGCTGCAGCCCGGCCTCGAGGTCCGACCCGTCGGGGCAGGGGGCGCCGCTGACGCCGGACGCCGCGGCGGTGCCGCTCGAACCGGAGGCGGCGGAGTCGCCGGACGCTGCCGGCGCCGGGGCCTTCTCGACGACCTTCTTCTTGCTGAGGTACGACGCGGTCACCCAGCGGGCCTGCTCGTCGAAGACGACCTCGGCGTAGCCGCGCTTGCGCTCACCGGTGACGCCGATGCGACGGTCCTCGGGGAACGTGGCGACCGAGCGGCTGCCCTCGGTGGGCTTGACGCGGATCTTGAGCGGGGCGGTGCTCCACAGGGTGCGGGCGACCTCCGGCGGCCGCTGGTCGACCAGCGGCACGCGCTCCTGCGAGCGGGAGGTGCCGAGGGTGCGCTCCTCGGTCGGCTGCTCGGCGACCCGCTGCTGCTGGGGCGCGCTGATGGCGGCGCCCGCGGGGGCGGTGGCACGGTCGGGGTCGCCGGCGGCGACGCCGGTCGCGACCACGGCGACGGTGACGAGCGGGGCGGTCACGAGCACCAGGGTGCGTCCGCGGAACGTGGTGGGCACCAGGCTGTGTCGGCCTCGGGGCACGGTGGATCCTCACGTGGGGGGCAGGGCGAGCATCGATGACACCACGGGTGCTGCGCCCGAGGCCAATCGAGGTCCCCAGGCCGCGGCGTGAGCCTCGCCACGTCGGAGGGCCCTCGGAGCCGCCCGTGGTGGTCAGCCCCCGGTGGTCTCACCGGCGTCCTCGCGGACCACGCACAAGGTGCCGTCGGTGTCTTCGAGCCAGCCCTCGGGCAGCGCCACACCCTTGCGCGGGGACCCCTGTCGCCCTCGCGGCGTGCCCAGCTCGAGCACCGGGAACGGCGCCGCCGGGTCGAGCTGCGCGAGCAGCGCGTCGAGCTCGTCCAGGCCGCTGACCAGGGCCAACGCACGACGGAGGTCACCGCCGACGGGGAAGCCCTTGAGGTACCACGCGACGTGCTTGCGGAACTCCTTGCAGCCCCACTCCTCGCTCTGCTGCTGCCCGGCGAGCAGCTCGGCATGGCGACGCATCATCACCGCCACCTCGCCCAGCGTCGGCAACGTCGTCGTGCTGCGGCCCGCGAACGCGTCGGCGAGGTCGCGGAACAGCCACGGCCGTCCCAGGCAGCCGCGGCCGACCACGACGCCGGCGGCCCCGGTCTGCTCGACCATCCGCAGCGCGTCGGAGGCCTCCCAGACGTCGCCGTTGCCGAGCACCGGGATGTCGACGTGCTGCACCAGGTCGCCGATGGCGTCCCAGTCGGCGGTGCCGGAGTAGCCCTGCACCGCGGTGCGGCCGTGGAGCGCGATGGCGGCGACCCCCGCCTCCTGGGCGATCCGGCCGGCGTCGCGGTAGGTCAGGTGGTCCTCGTCGATGCCCTTGCGGGTCTTCATCGTGACCGGGACGCCGTGACGCTCGCCGGCCGTCACGGCGGCCTCGAGGATCTCGGCGAGGAGCCGGCGCTTCCACGGCAGCGCGGCACCGCCGCCCTTGCGGGTCACCTTGGGCACCGGGCACCCGAAGTTGAGGTCGACGTGGGCGACGCCGTGCTCGCTGATGAGGATCTCGGTCGCCTTGCCGACGTAGGCCGGGTCGGTGCCGTAGAGCTGCACCGACCGCACCTCCTCGGCCTCGTCGAAGACGAGCATCCGGGTCGTGGTCTCGTCGCCCTCGACCAGCCCGCGGCTGGTGATCATCTCGCAGACGTAGAGACCAGCGCCCTGCTCGCCGCAGAGCCGGCGGAAGGCCGCGTTGGTGACGCCGGCCATCGGGGCGAGCACCACCGGGGTCGCCACCTCGAGGGAGCCGAGCCGTAGCGGCGGCAGCACCGGGGCGGCAGCGGTCGCGGGGGCGTCCTCGGGGGCGTACGTCGTCACGCGGACCAGTGTGCGGCCCCGGACCGGAGCCGCTCAAATCGGCCGACCGAGGTCAGCGGCGGGCCTTCTTCCTCGCAGCGGGGAGGACCTTGCCGTCCCAGGTGATGGGCTCGAAGGTCTGCAGCGGCCGGAAGCTGACGGCCGTCAGCTCGCCGCGGTCGGGCACGAGGTAGACCAGGCAGCCGCTCGTGCTCGCCCCCTCGCCGAACTTCGCGGGCAGCGGGGTGGACGGGCAGCGGTCGAACTCGCTGGTGAACGACGAGGGCTGGATCAGGCTGTCGGCGCCGTCGACCGCGAAGAGCGGGACGGCCGCGCCGCCCAGGTCACCGGAGCCGACGTTCTCGACACGCACCGTGACGTAGTAGGGCGTCGTCCTCCTGGTGGTCGCGTCGAGCTGGAAGGCCGACAGGTCGCCGATCCGGCCGGTCTGCACCTTCTGCACGGTCAGCTCGAGGACCGAGGACTTGGAGGTGTTGGGCTCGTAGGCCACCGTCGCGGTCTCGCCGAACGCGAGCTCGGTGCCGGCCTTGGTGGGGGTGACGCCCTCGGGGATCTCGACGTCGCCGGTGGGCAGGTCGGTCGAGGGGGTGGCGGACGCCCGGGACGGCTCGTCACCGGCCGACGACCCGCCGCCGCACCCGGCGGCGACCAGGGCGAGCGCGAGGAGCGGCAGGACCAGTCGGGCGGCCGGTCGAGGGGTCCGTCGGGAGGTCGGTCGGGCGGGCGTGGGCACGCGGTCATTGTGCCCGCACGCCCGCCCCTCCGGGCGGTATTACCGGCTCAGCAGCCGAGGAGTCGCTCCCCCAGCCAGGTGCGCAGCCCCTCGAGGCTGATCCGCTCCTGCGACATCGCGTCGCGCTCGCGCACCGTGGCCGCGCCGTCCTCGAGGGTGTCGAAGTCGACGGTGACGCAGTACGGCGTGCCGATCTCGTCCTGACGGCGGTAGCGACGGCCGATCGCGCCGGCGTCGTCGAACTCGACGTTCCACAGG harbors:
- the dusB gene encoding tRNA dihydrouridine synthase DusB, producing the protein MPPLRLGSLEVATPVVLAPMAGVTNAAFRRLCGEQGAGLYVCEMITSRGLVEGDETTTRMLVFDEAEEVRSVQLYGTDPAYVGKATEILISEHGVAHVDLNFGCPVPKVTRKGGGAALPWKRRLLAEILEAAVTAGERHGVPVTMKTRKGIDEDHLTYRDAGRIAQEAGVAAIALHGRTAVQGYSGTADWDAIGDLVQHVDIPVLGNGDVWEASDALRMVEQTGAAGVVVGRGCLGRPWLFRDLADAFAGRSTTTLPTLGEVAVMMRRHAELLAGQQQSEEWGCKEFRKHVAWYLKGFPVGGDLRRALALVSGLDELDALLAQLDPAAPFPVLELGTPRGRQGSPRKGVALPEGWLEDTDGTLCVVREDAGETTGG
- a CDS encoding ABC transporter ATP-binding protein, with product MSTTTDEPTAPEELTSAGTTMDSGEDIGAWATIRSGLRHSPELAQGFRVTLLLALLGTAGRVVVPISVQQTLDRGINAPGGIDFGFVSLMAALAATAIVVTGLSSYLMTARLFTAAERGLATLRVKAFRHVHDLPLLTQNTERRGALVSRVTSDVDQVSQFVVFGGIFGIISVGQVLLATVVMLVYSWELTLLVWVAFAPLFISLRYFQKRLSAAYGVVRRSVGTMLSVISEPVVGAVTVRSYAIEGRTQDRIDDAIRVNQVAATRAQGLTAVSFSLGGLSAGLANAGVLVVGILLGLAGDITSGQVLAFAFLVTLFVGPVQMGTQVLTDAQNAIAGWRRVIGILDTPADLDDPGPRGSSLPRGAMDVAFEDVSFGYPSGPLVLRDVDEHLASGSRVAVVGETGSGKTTFAKLLTRLMDPTSGRVLLDGIDVREVEFASLRRRVVLVPQEGFLFDSTLLDNARYGDLDATREQVRAAATELGLGDWLDGLPHGLDTRVGQRGEALSAGERQLVALLRAHLADPDLLVLDEATSAVDPALEMRIARALEHLMSGRTSVTIAHRLSTAEQADEVIVFDRGRVVQRGHHTVLVGERTEDGAPSVYARLHASWVAQQSL
- a CDS encoding ABC transporter ATP-binding protein; this translates as MSSPSPAAVPDAASAAGPAPASRPRRAGSSLGSGFRVLGVAIRREPWVFTLSTLGSVLFGALTVADAWVLGWATDHVLLPAFDTGTTTTRGLVAIVALFVGVAILRAVGIVARRLGAGIMQYRMQAAYRREVTRQYLTLPMSWHGKHPTGELLSNANSDVEAAWAPIAPLPMAVGTLAMMVIAVAQMLLTDLVMAVVGLLVFPLVMLANVAFQRRSSPIFTRIQALRAELSEVAHESFDGGMVVKTLGREEQETARFAAKASVLREEGIRAGRIRAAFDPFLEGLPNLGVLAVLGVGAARVGSGDAGAGDVVTVAYLLTIVAFPIRSIGWLLGEFPRSVVGYDRVHRVLDVVSETSYGTTRLEPSASGARLEVDALDYRHDPQQRLLEQLSFDLAPGRTVAVVGATASGKTTLTSLVTRLVDPVAGTLRLDGADLRDLAPGELAEHVALVPQSAFLFDDTVRGNVTLGTEVPDEEVWAALRTAQADGFVAALPHGLDSRLGERGTSLSGGQRQRLSLARALLRRPRLLVLDDATSAVDPEVEARILAAIRQRGGGTTMLVVAYRKATISLADEVLFLEGGRITDRGTHAELLTRNPAYAHLVNAYETEVPGAPGSPGAEHAEEVSR
- a CDS encoding DUF2752 domain-containing protein, which produces MRPGEAPGRARRLRAPLLTAGAVGLAVAALAVRDPHTQGSWGTCPYLAATGLYCPGCGILRGVHDVAHGDPGAALSSNLVFFGLVAPVLVLAWALWTRRAWTGRPRAGVRPGRVARTSLVVAAVLLTLVFTVARNTPQGAWLAP
- a CDS encoding Trp biosynthesis-associated membrane protein gives rise to the protein MSTPTPDPAVPPRSRRSRGGFGPVVLLGLASAALAALACSRPWVALEGTGARGTTDGGALPGTSVAADAGTTYPLASAVSLVLLAAWGVLLVTRARVRRGFAVLAALAAVGLLATVVTGGLTLPGTAGDDLATSLGRPGAAAGLTGWFWTSLVAAVVAVVPALVAVRRVPSWPEMGARYDAPADAAAAARERGPATEQELWKALDEGRDPTDPERGVGDEGRAP
- a CDS encoding HGxxPAAW family protein, which produces MSDSHGNTPAAWTAVTIGLLAFTVGGIGLVIGSMLVFWIGVALAPVALVAGAVMTKVGLGGRDHSTERQVDRGREKAH
- the hisI gene encoding phosphoribosyl-AMP cyclohydrolase, whose product is MSTPSPTPTDPSAAPSLDPAVADRLRRNDQGLVPAVVQQHDTGEVLMLGWMDDEALRRTLTTGRGTYWSRSRQEYWVKGETSGHTQRVVEVRLDCDGDTLLVKVDQHGPACHTGDRTCFDAALLPLTGPTG
- a CDS encoding TIGR03085 family metal-binding protein, with product MEPLSRSERAALCNSALEAGESAPTLCGGWDVKDLVVHLLVRERHPVGAAGIVVPPLAGLTARTSRRLARQDFTALVERVRGGPPLWSPTAVPALDRAANSLEFLVHHEDVRRAQPGWEPRELAEAEQRAVWRSLAVAGKGLVRAAGVPVELRWPGAGHDGEDRTATLRAGQDPVVVTGEPVELALLLFGRDQHRGLRFAGPPDGVRRLRGSDLGF